From Solanum lycopersicum chromosome 4, SLM_r2.1:
ACTTGCTCCTTGGGAAGGAATGTAAATAGCTCTCAGAAGTTTGATGTACCTTTGAGCATCAGTTTTCCTTATTTGGTTGCTACCTTCATTCACAGGACGCCACAAAAGCGCCTCATATGCAATGCGTTTTCTTTTGTCTGGTGATCCTCCACAGACAGGAGCAAGAACAGCAAAGAACATGCCCAAATCCAGCCGACCTGATTCTGACTCATCTAAAACAGAGAGAACTTTCTGGTTAATGGCTTTAACAGCACCTATAAAGGTTTCAGGCTTCAAGAATTTAAGCAATCTGTGCAGAATCTCTTCCAGTGAAGCCTTGCGTATTGACTTTTCAGGTACACCACCGGAATAAGACATTGGTACAACAGTTTCATTCATTTCCTTCTTTATCTGATCAACATCACAACGATTAAGACGAGTAATCCTCTGAAAACTTCTAATATCGAGAGCAGTAGATAAATCTGCTCTCAATGTGGTTTTCTCACCCACGGACTTGAACTTAGAGGGTTCAACAATGATAAAGGCCTCCTCCCCATTGCCACCACCATTCCCCTTCAACTTCTTTTTCTGAAGTTGTTTCAAATGTGCTACTGCATCATGCAATTCAACTCTGTTCGTCATCTTCAGAGCTTCTTTCAAAGCTTTCTTAGCCTCCTCAGTTTCCCCAGCCCCCAATAAAGCCACAGCCTTATTGAGCTGTGCTCTCCAGTGATTCGGCCAAACACTTAGTACCCTAGTGTACATCTCTGAAGCACGCTGATACCTACCCATATCCATGTAAAGTCCACCTAAATTGTACAAGGCATCAACATGACCAGGTTTCAAATCAATAGCTCTCTGAAACTCCTTAATAGCATTATCATCATCACCCATTGCGTGCAATGCAGAAGCAAGATCACAATGTGCATCAGCATAGTCACTCTTCATATAAATGGCCTCTTCTAATGCCTTAACAGCTGCCTTATACTCACCCACGCCAAAAAGTGCACTACCCAAAAGTTTCAAAGCTCTAAAATGAGTTGGACACAAAATAGCAGCCTCTCTATAATGTTCACAGGCACTTATAACCATACCTTCGCCTTCAAGAGCAATTCCCAAATTCACATGAATCTGAGGAAGCAAATAAGCCCACTGACTGCCGCCAGCTTCAGCAGCCTCCAATGCCAGCAAGAACTCCTCTTTCGACTCACTATGTCTCCCGAGCACATACAAACAATTGCCAGCCCTGAAATGTGGCCTAACATCAGCAGGCTGCAACTCACAAGCTCTCTTAAAGCTCACCAGTGCTTCCTTAAACAAATGTTGATCATACAAAACCCTGCCAATTGCCATGTGACCATCAAAAGCTTCTTCCCTTGACCTCGAGCCATCAGCCCTCGATCTCAACACACCCAATTCCTTCACAAACACAGCATAGTCATGTCCAGTCTCTTCCCAATTAACACGTTTATCCGTAATCTCAGTCGAAGGCCCTAATTCCCTCGACCAACCTTCCGAATAAACATCAGAATTATCATTCTTCAGCTTCCCATCTTTCGATTGTTTCGATTTAAGCCTCTTGATCAATATCTCAAGGTCATCTACAAGCTTCCAAGTATCATCAAACACAATGCCATGATTCGGAGAAGCTGCCCAAGCTGCAGTCCGCTGTTTCTTATGAGGCTCCATCACTCTCTCATCCGCAATCGACGACGAAGAAGCCTCCTCCGCAGCAATTGAAGTTCCAGCATTATCCTCCGGCTTAAGCTCAAGCCCAAGAGCGTCAAAATCACGATCAACATCACCAGCACCATCATCATACGTACGCAAAAGTCCCTCATAAGTAAGCCCCTTTTCACCATCAATAAACTCGCTGTACGTACGGAAAACCTCATCGAGAATAGCATTAATTTGCTCTTCGCTAAACTTAACCCTAGGGTTTACAGCAACCACCAAAGCTGCCATTTCCTCTCGATTAAGACCCCCATCATGATTACCATCAAATTGCTGAAAAATCCTCTTCACCTTTTCCGATCTGCTTCCCCTCGTAGCCATTTCCCAAAAATTAACACCAATTCAAGTACAAATTCTAACCTTTCACGTTATTGGGTGTCGAAAACTTCAATCAAGATTCAAACTTGGTGGATAAAAGGTAGAGAACCTGTAAAAATTAGGGTTTTATACTGAAAGCAAAAAAAGATGGGATTTTTAGGTTAGGGTTtcaaaaagaagataaattaaGGAAAATTGGAGAAATAGAAAAATGGGTATtgaaaaaagattaaatttttggtataattTGGATctggagaaagagaaaaagggcaaagatgaagaggaagaagaagaagaagaagaagacaactgTTTTctgtttacattttttttcttttttctttttgttcttcttctggTTGTGATGATGGGGAGTGGTGGTGGGGCAGAGTGACTGGAAAATTTCAAAGAtcatagaattttttatttttatatttattgttgctttttttaatttgtttggctaaaataagaaaaagtttcCAACtgtcaaagaaaaaaagaggtacttagt
This genomic window contains:
- the LOC101252387 gene encoding uncharacterized TPR repeat-containing protein At1g05150-like gives rise to the protein MATRGSRSEKVKRIFQQFDGNHDGGLNREEMAALVVAVNPRVKFSEEQINAILDEVFRTYSEFIDGEKGLTYEGLLRTYDDGAGDVDRDFDALGLELKPEDNAGTSIAAEEASSSSIADERVMEPHKKQRTAAWAASPNHGIVFDDTWKLVDDLEILIKRLKSKQSKDGKLKNDNSDVYSEGWSRELGPSTEITDKRVNWEETGHDYAVFVKELGVLRSRADGSRSREEAFDGHMAIGRVLYDQHLFKEALVSFKRACELQPADVRPHFRAGNCLYVLGRHSESKEEFLLALEAAEAGGSQWAYLLPQIHVNLGIALEGEGMVISACEHYREAAILCPTHFRALKLLGSALFGVGEYKAAVKALEEAIYMKSDYADAHCDLASALHAMGDDDNAIKEFQRAIDLKPGHVDALYNLGGLYMDMGRYQRASEMYTRVLSVWPNHWRAQLNKAVALLGAGETEEAKKALKEALKMTNRVELHDAVAHLKQLQKKKLKGNGGGNGEEAFIIVEPSKFKSVGEKTTLRADLSTALDIRSFQRITRLNRCDVDQIKKEMNETVVPMSYSGGVPEKSIRKASLEEILHRLLKFLKPETFIGAVKAINQKVLSVLDESESGRLDLGMFFAVLAPVCGGSPDKRKRIAYEALLWRPVNEGSNQIRKTDAQRYIKLLRAIYIPSQGASEMLEIHGEMDTSLVSLAEFTAMFDDPDWGFGIMSTLLKLETGDRNRHGSHVCATCRYPIIGSRFKEIKSHFSLCSQCYSEGKVPPTSKQEEYRFKEYASEAEAVKDKCLWFGIHSKSSSSPTAS